A DNA window from Thiothrix subterranea contains the following coding sequences:
- a CDS encoding RDD family protein: MESNNIMTAEPATLLRRLGAIIYDTVLAGFSVVIVAAIPAYAFTALTGAKVPDILMILVYAAMTYGFFGWFWTHGGQTLGMRAWKLRVVTAGGQAINWQQARSRCLWALLSWATLGAGFLISLFDPEKLTWHDRFSHTRLVRIHKK; the protein is encoded by the coding sequence ATGGAAAGTAACAATATTATGACGGCTGAACCCGCCACCCTCCTGCGTCGCCTCGGCGCAATCATTTACGACACCGTACTCGCGGGTTTCAGCGTGGTGATTGTCGCCGCCATTCCTGCCTACGCCTTCACCGCGCTGACAGGTGCAAAAGTACCCGACATCCTCATGATTCTGGTGTACGCTGCCATGACCTACGGCTTCTTCGGCTGGTTCTGGACACACGGCGGGCAAACACTGGGAATGCGAGCATGGAAGCTGCGCGTCGTCACCGCTGGCGGGCAAGCGATCAATTGGCAGCAAGCGCGTTCCCGTTGCCTGTGGGCATTGCTCAGTTGGGCAACGCTAGGGGCTGGTTTTTTGATTTCGCTATTCGACCCCGAAAAATTGACGTGGCATGACCGTTTTTCACACACGCGCTTGGTACGCATCCACAAAAAATAA
- the gcvA gene encoding transcriptional regulator GcvA: MSQQLPPLNALRAFEAVARHLSFTKAAAELHVTRAAISHQIKFLEDYLGFALVERKSRTIVLSKGAEAALPKLRQAFDYLADAVHLMRNETHREHITVCAAPSFASKWLIPRLPRFSRQHPEIDMQINSNVGLVDADLQQDNRAMDTFFRQNQVDVVIGFGAGQYPGDSVIKLFTVSAVPVCSPALLNAQHPHPLYTPADLVFHTLLHDDTNYVGHPSWSKWLKLQGVEGINANRGLHFNHVSLALDAAVDAQGVLLSIKPLAQADIDAGRLCIPFDLPMPLEHAYYVFRPQSAPLNQRACDVFVEWLLEEAHQNPIKGGLNAH, from the coding sequence ATGTCACAACAACTGCCCCCCCTGAATGCTTTGCGAGCTTTTGAAGCCGTTGCCCGCCACTTGAGTTTTACCAAAGCGGCCGCAGAACTTCACGTGACTCGCGCCGCGATTAGTCACCAGATTAAATTTCTGGAGGATTACCTCGGCTTTGCATTGGTGGAACGTAAAAGTCGCACCATTGTGCTCAGTAAAGGGGCAGAGGCAGCATTGCCAAAACTGCGCCAAGCCTTTGATTATTTAGCCGATGCGGTGCATTTGATGCGCAATGAAACTCACCGCGAACACATTACTGTATGCGCAGCCCCGTCGTTTGCGTCCAAATGGTTGATTCCGCGCCTACCGCGTTTTTCCCGGCAACACCCTGAGATTGATATGCAAATCAATAGCAATGTCGGGCTGGTGGATGCGGATCTTCAGCAGGATAATCGTGCGATGGATACTTTTTTTCGCCAAAATCAGGTGGATGTGGTCATCGGCTTCGGTGCAGGGCAATACCCCGGTGACAGTGTAATCAAGTTGTTTACGGTGTCTGCCGTGCCGGTTTGCAGCCCGGCGTTGTTGAATGCGCAACATCCGCACCCCTTGTACACACCTGCGGATTTGGTGTTTCATACCTTGTTGCATGATGATACAAATTATGTGGGACACCCCAGTTGGTCAAAATGGCTAAAATTACAGGGTGTGGAAGGCATTAATGCGAACCGAGGATTGCATTTTAACCATGTGTCATTGGCATTGGATGCTGCTGTCGATGCGCAAGGCGTACTGTTGAGCATCAAACCGTTGGCGCAAGCTGATATTGATGCGGGCAGGTTGTGTATCCCCTTTGATTTACCGATGCCATTGGAGCACGCTTACTACGTGTTTCGCCCGCAATCCGCGCCCTTAAATCAACGGGCTTGTGATGTGTTTGTGGAATGGTTACTGGAAGAAGCCCATCAAAATCCAATAAAGGGAGGTTTGAATGCCCATTAA
- the trpE gene encoding anthranilate synthase component I: MNQDIFDTYIAQGYNRVPVRRTILADLDTPLSAYLKLADAPYSYLFESVQGGEKWGRYSMLGLPAQTIIKVFGLQVEVHRAHQPVERVDVADPLAWITAFQQQYHVPDIEDLPRFNGGLVGYFGYETIRYIEKKLATGRDKPDPIGTPDIVLMVSDEVVVFDNLRGELHLIVLAEANGYTQAQRRLNALEQQLQEARRLYQPAPKATQVEESDFISGFTEDGFKQAVLDAKEYIKAGDIMQVVLSQRMSIPFAAPPLDLYRALRRLNPSPYMYFLNLDDFHIVGSSPEILVRLEDDVITVRPIAGTRRRGDTEQRDQELETELLNDPKELAEHLMLIDLGRNDAGRVSEIGSVKLTDKMIVERYSHVMHIVSNVTGKLLPGLDAMDVLRATFPAGTVSGAPKIRAMEIIDELEPVKRGVYSGAVGYLAWNGNMDTAIAIRTAVIKDDVLHIQAGAGVVYDSVPQSEWDETMNKGRAVFRAASAALSGLNGKHK; encoded by the coding sequence ATGAATCAGGACATCTTTGATACCTATATCGCCCAAGGCTACAACCGCGTTCCTGTCCGCCGTACCATTCTGGCAGACCTCGATACCCCGTTAAGTGCCTACCTCAAACTCGCTGACGCGCCCTATTCCTACCTGTTCGAGTCCGTGCAGGGTGGGGAAAAATGGGGGCGTTATTCTATGCTTGGCCTGCCTGCGCAAACTATCATCAAGGTGTTCGGCTTGCAGGTGGAAGTGCATCGCGCCCACCAACCCGTGGAACGTGTAGACGTAGCTGATCCGCTGGCGTGGATTACCGCATTCCAGCAGCAATACCACGTACCCGACATCGAAGACTTGCCGCGCTTCAACGGCGGGCTAGTCGGCTATTTCGGCTACGAAACCATCCGCTACATCGAGAAAAAGCTGGCAACGGGGCGCGACAAACCCGACCCGATTGGTACACCCGACATTGTGCTAATGGTGTCGGATGAAGTCGTGGTCTTCGACAACCTGCGCGGCGAATTGCACTTAATCGTTTTGGCGGAAGCCAACGGCTACACGCAAGCCCAGCGACGCCTCAATGCGCTCGAACAGCAATTGCAGGAAGCCCGCCGCCTCTACCAACCCGCCCCCAAAGCGACACAGGTAGAGGAAAGCGACTTCATTTCCGGCTTCACCGAAGACGGTTTCAAGCAAGCGGTGTTGGATGCCAAGGAATACATCAAGGCGGGCGACATTATGCAAGTGGTGCTGTCGCAGCGCATGAGCATTCCGTTTGCCGCGCCACCGCTGGATTTGTACCGTGCCTTGCGCCGCCTCAACCCGTCGCCTTATATGTATTTCCTCAATCTGGACGATTTCCACATCGTTGGTTCCTCGCCGGAAATTCTGGTACGCCTGGAAGATGACGTGATTACCGTGCGCCCGATTGCCGGAACGCGCCGCCGAGGTGACACCGAACAGCGCGATCAGGAACTCGAAACCGAACTGCTCAACGACCCCAAAGAACTTGCCGAACACCTGATGTTGATCGACCTTGGGCGCAACGATGCGGGGCGCGTCAGCGAAATTGGCTCGGTCAAACTCACCGACAAAATGATCGTGGAACGCTATTCGCACGTCATGCACATCGTCTCCAACGTCACCGGCAAACTGTTGCCGGGGCTGGATGCGATGGACGTGTTACGCGCCACTTTCCCCGCAGGCACAGTCAGCGGTGCGCCGAAAATCCGCGCGATGGAAATCATCGACGAACTCGAACCTGTGAAGCGCGGCGTGTATTCCGGTGCGGTCGGCTATTTGGCGTGGAACGGCAATATGGATACCGCGATTGCCATCCGCACTGCGGTGATCAAAGATGATGTGCTGCACATTCAAGCGGGTGCGGGTGTAGTTTACGACTCTGTGCCGCAGTCGGAATGGGATGAAACCATGAACAAAGGTCGAGCGGTGTTTCGTGCGGCTAGTGCAGCATTGTCCGGCTTGAACGGCAAACATAAGTAA
- a CDS encoding NUDIX hydrolase, giving the protein MNYCSDCGATVSLKIPEHDDRLRFVCDACGVIHYQNPKIVAGALPVWGEQVLLCRRAIAPRYGLWTLPAGFMENGETTDQAAAREAREEANASLRDLRLYTVISIPHINQVYMLYRCELVSDDFSPGVESLETRLFHEHEIPWGELAFPSVRKTLECFFSDRKLGAFSVHNLGFVIPKPAA; this is encoded by the coding sequence ATGAATTATTGCAGCGATTGCGGCGCAACCGTGAGTTTAAAAATCCCTGAACACGATGATCGCCTGCGTTTTGTGTGCGATGCCTGCGGGGTGATTCATTACCAAAACCCCAAGATTGTGGCAGGGGCGTTGCCAGTGTGGGGCGAACAGGTGTTGTTGTGTCGGCGAGCGATTGCGCCGCGTTACGGTTTGTGGACCTTGCCTGCGGGCTTCATGGAAAACGGCGAAACCACCGATCAGGCAGCGGCGCGAGAGGCGCGTGAAGAGGCGAATGCCAGCTTGCGGGATTTGCGGTTGTATACGGTGATTAGCATCCCGCACATTAATCAGGTGTACATGTTGTACCGCTGCGAATTGGTGTCAGACGACTTTTCGCCGGGGGTGGAAAGTTTGGAAACGCGCTTGTTCCACGAGCATGAAATTCCGTGGGGCGAGTTGGCGTTTCCGTCGGTGCGGAAGACCTTGGAGTGTTTTTTCAGTGATCGCAAGTTGGGCGCGTTTTCGGTACACAATTTGGGATTTGTGATACCCAAGCCTGCGGCGTGA
- a CDS encoding NnrS family protein, producing the protein MLLTPEKPYVGKYAFDHLGFRPFFLAAGLFAVIGMILWAGIYGFGWAGLPPTYPAITWHAHEMVFGYAVAVAAGFLLTAVKNWTNQQTPHQTPLLVLAGVWLLARLLPFAGVPLSVIAIIDTLFLLWLTLALARPIIRTKQWKQAALVGKIALLIPANIVFYLGLLGYWAQGTQVGLYAGFYLILALIFTMGRRVIPFFIERGVGCPFTANNDVWLDRFSLVLFVLFVGADVWALATGNPLAGLLSGMFALVQVLLHAFRLHGWYHPAIWEKPLLWSLYLAYGWLIFGFLLKFLNLAAGIAPVWIHAFAYGGIAMMTCGMMTRVALGHTGRNVAEPPAILVIIFLLLFAGAFVRVVNAALVPEFYAMWILSAQLLWITAFALFVWQYAPMLLKPRIDGRYG; encoded by the coding sequence ATGCTACTCACCCCCGAAAAGCCTTACGTGGGCAAATACGCCTTCGACCACCTCGGTTTTCGCCCCTTCTTTCTCGCTGCCGGATTGTTTGCTGTTATTGGCATGATCCTATGGGCAGGTATCTACGGTTTCGGGTGGGCAGGTTTACCCCCCACTTACCCTGCCATCACCTGGCACGCGCATGAAATGGTGTTTGGCTACGCCGTTGCCGTCGCCGCTGGTTTCTTGCTCACAGCAGTAAAAAATTGGACGAATCAACAAACCCCGCACCAAACCCCGTTGCTGGTATTAGCCGGTGTGTGGCTCTTGGCACGCCTATTACCCTTTGCCGGTGTACCGTTAAGCGTTATTGCCATCATCGACACGCTGTTTTTACTGTGGCTGACGCTGGCGCTTGCCCGCCCGATTATTCGTACTAAGCAATGGAAACAGGCTGCACTGGTAGGCAAAATTGCCTTGCTGATTCCGGCGAACATTGTGTTTTATCTGGGCTTACTCGGTTATTGGGCGCAAGGCACTCAGGTCGGTTTGTATGCCGGTTTCTACCTGATTTTGGCGCTGATATTCACAATGGGGCGGCGCGTGATTCCGTTTTTTATTGAGCGTGGAGTGGGTTGCCCGTTTACTGCCAACAACGATGTCTGGCTGGATCGTTTCAGTTTGGTGTTATTTGTATTGTTTGTAGGGGCGGATGTGTGGGCATTAGCCACGGGCAATCCCTTGGCGGGGCTGCTCAGCGGTATGTTTGCTTTGGTACAAGTGCTGTTACACGCTTTCCGTTTACACGGCTGGTATCACCCTGCTATTTGGGAAAAACCGCTGTTGTGGTCACTTTACTTGGCGTATGGCTGGCTTATCTTTGGTTTCCTGCTGAAATTCCTTAATCTTGCGGCAGGCATTGCGCCTGTGTGGATTCACGCATTCGCCTATGGCGGGATTGCCATGATGACCTGCGGCATGATGACACGGGTAGCATTGGGGCATACTGGGCGCAATGTGGCGGAACCTCCGGCGATTCTAGTCATCATTTTCTTGCTGTTGTTTGCGGGTGCATTCGTGCGCGTGGTGAATGCCGCACTTGTACCAGAGTTCTACGCGATGTGGATTCTAAGCGCACAATTGCTATGGATAACCGCTTTTGCGCTGTTTGTGTGGCAGTATGCGCCCATGTTGCTGAAACCGCGTATTGACGGGCGTTACGGCTAA
- the moaD gene encoding molybdopterin converting factor subunit 1: MPIKVLFFASLRERIGQSQRLLETDTPLTLQEVWQRSSGETHLPDNVLMSVNQTYVDANSLVQPGDEVAFFPPVTGG, from the coding sequence ATGCCCATTAAGGTACTGTTTTTTGCCAGCCTGCGCGAACGCATCGGGCAAAGCCAACGGCTGCTGGAAACCGATACGCCGTTGACCTTGCAAGAAGTCTGGCAACGCAGTAGCGGTGAAACCCATTTGCCGGATAATGTATTAATGTCGGTCAATCAAACGTATGTGGATGCTAACAGCCTGGTGCAACCGGGCGATGAAGTGGCGTTTTTTCCACCCGTCACCGGAGGTTGA
- a CDS encoding TSUP family transporter: MELLLALFVIAIIAGWVDSIGGGGGLICIPALLWAGFTPLETLATNKLQASFGSSTAAINYTRHGLVDVKGQKLAIALTFLGSVCGTLLVQQLDASLLEKAIPVLLIAFALYFLFSPKISDADKHQVISPKTFAMTVGFGAGFYDGFFGPGTGTFFMMGYVALLGYGVPKATGNTKLLNFTSNIASLLFFALSGHIVWLAGLVMGIGQVIGSYIGSHMAVKHGTRLIRPVLVTVSLLVSLKLLLD, from the coding sequence ATGGAATTACTCTTAGCCCTGTTCGTCATCGCTATCATTGCCGGATGGGTGGATTCCATTGGCGGTGGCGGCGGTTTGATCTGCATTCCTGCGTTATTATGGGCAGGTTTTACCCCACTGGAAACGCTGGCAACCAATAAATTGCAGGCAAGTTTCGGTTCATCCACGGCTGCTATCAATTACACCCGCCACGGGCTAGTTGATGTGAAAGGGCAAAAGCTGGCAATTGCACTGACCTTCCTCGGCTCGGTTTGCGGCACATTGTTGGTGCAACAACTTGATGCGAGTTTGTTAGAAAAAGCGATTCCGGTTTTACTGATAGCCTTCGCGCTGTATTTCTTATTTTCACCGAAAATCAGCGATGCGGATAAACACCAAGTCATTTCACCCAAAACGTTTGCGATGACGGTTGGCTTTGGCGCAGGTTTTTACGATGGCTTTTTCGGCCCCGGCACGGGAACGTTTTTCATGATGGGCTACGTGGCGCTGCTGGGTTATGGCGTGCCAAAAGCCACCGGCAATACCAAATTGTTGAATTTCACCAGTAACATTGCCTCGCTGCTGTTTTTCGCGCTTTCAGGGCATATCGTCTGGTTGGCAGGTTTGGTGATGGGAATAGGGCAGGTGATCGGCAGTTACATCGGTTCGCACATGGCGGTCAAGCACGGTACACGCCTGATCCGCCCTGTCCTAGTAACCGTATCGCTATTAGTCTCACTGAAACTGCTACTCGACTAA
- a CDS encoding efflux RND transporter periplasmic adaptor subunit yields MKKIILPLLVIAIGVGLGKFLIATGPEAEKQPQETRPTVVEAQALALQDYRVNVSASGIVKAQTQTNLVAEVSGKVLEISPNFQDGGYFDKGAPLLKLDADNYANAITIAAGDLAQKQLALEEQQAQAQLAQRDWNLLDSSKNRPQSDLAARRPHIAAAQAAIAAAEAKLQQEKLNLSRTRITAPYSGRVQEKRVEVGQYVTPGTVLGVIYATDAVEVHLPLSLAQYDLLGMPEAFRDKAADPAAMPAVEFRPSNGNRSDVWQGQVVRSSAALDEKSRQISVIAQIDQPFIAREGVSAPLRIGQYLNANIAGKLFNNVYILPSAAVRQGKEILLLRDGKVAVQPINVVWNAEKEVVFQTDTDLKGQRVITTPLPLATEGQAVQVAGEKKPQAKPADPPQESKP; encoded by the coding sequence ATGAAAAAAATCATCCTCCCCCTGCTGGTCATTGCTATCGGTGTCGGCTTGGGCAAGTTTCTGATTGCCACCGGCCCCGAAGCCGAAAAACAGCCTCAGGAAACCCGCCCCACCGTGGTCGAAGCGCAAGCGCTGGCATTGCAAGATTACCGCGTCAACGTCAGCGCCTCTGGCATCGTCAAAGCGCAAACCCAAACCAATCTGGTCGCGGAAGTTTCTGGTAAAGTCTTGGAAATTTCCCCCAACTTTCAGGATGGCGGCTATTTTGACAAAGGCGCACCCCTGCTGAAGTTGGATGCCGATAACTACGCCAACGCCATCACCATTGCCGCTGGCGATTTAGCGCAAAAGCAGCTTGCCCTCGAAGAACAGCAAGCCCAAGCGCAACTGGCACAACGCGATTGGAATTTGCTGGATAGCAGCAAAAATCGCCCGCAAAGCGACCTTGCCGCCCGCCGCCCGCACATTGCCGCCGCGCAAGCCGCGATTGCCGCCGCCGAAGCCAAACTCCAGCAAGAAAAACTCAACCTCAGCCGCACCCGCATTACCGCCCCTTACAGCGGGCGCGTGCAAGAAAAGCGCGTTGAAGTCGGGCAATACGTCACCCCCGGCACGGTGTTGGGCGTGATCTACGCCACCGATGCGGTGGAAGTGCATTTACCGCTCTCGTTGGCGCAATACGACCTGTTAGGAATGCCCGAAGCCTTCCGCGACAAAGCCGCCGACCCTGCCGCCATGCCCGCCGTCGAATTCCGCCCCAGCAATGGCAACCGCAGCGATGTCTGGCAAGGGCAAGTGGTACGCAGCAGCGCCGCACTTGACGAAAAAAGCCGTCAAATCAGCGTGATTGCACAAATCGACCAGCCGTTTATTGCGCGGGAAGGCGTGTCTGCACCGTTACGCATCGGGCAATACCTCAACGCCAACATTGCAGGTAAATTATTCAACAACGTTTATATCCTACCCAGTGCTGCGGTACGCCAAGGCAAAGAAATCCTGCTGCTACGCGATGGCAAAGTCGCCGTACAACCCATTAACGTGGTGTGGAATGCCGAAAAAGAAGTCGTGTTTCAAACCGATACCGACCTCAAAGGGCAGCGCGTGATTACCACGCCACTTCCGCTGGCAACCGAGGGTCAAGCCGTGCAAGTGGCAGGCGAAAAGAAGCCGCAAGCTAAGCCAGCCGACCCACCGCAGGAGTCCAAACCATGA
- a CDS encoding molybdenum cofactor biosynthesis protein MoaE produces the protein MQHVDVREMPFEPWQYLADWQAQQLPENARSGATAVFVGTMRDFNEGDDVTGMYLEHYPGMTERQLATLVAEASQRWSLDAALVVHRVGEILPTQPIVLVAVWSAHRAAAFEACRHLMETLKHTAPFWKRETLSNGTVRWVDRNTLG, from the coding sequence ATGCAACACGTTGACGTGCGCGAAATGCCGTTTGAGCCTTGGCAATACCTCGCCGATTGGCAAGCGCAACAGTTGCCGGAAAATGCGCGTTCCGGGGCAACCGCTGTATTCGTTGGCACAATGCGCGATTTCAACGAAGGCGATGACGTGACGGGCATGTATTTGGAGCATTACCCCGGCATGACCGAGCGCCAATTGGCAACGCTGGTGGCAGAAGCTTCGCAACGCTGGTCGCTGGATGCGGCGTTGGTGGTGCACCGTGTCGGTGAGATTTTGCCCACGCAACCGATTGTGTTGGTGGCAGTGTGGTCAGCTCATCGCGCCGCCGCGTTTGAGGCTTGCCGTCATTTGATGGAAACACTCAAACACACTGCGCCTTTCTGGAAGCGTGAAACTTTGAGTAATGGCACGGTACGTTGGGTTGATCGCAATACGCTCGGTTAA
- the der gene encoding ribosome biogenesis GTPase Der: MKPVLALIGRPNVGKSTLFNRLTRSRDALVADFPGLTRDRKYGTGELNGRSYMLIDTGGLSGEEVGIDEHMAKQTRAAMQEADAILFIVDGKQGLTAADQQIAQDIRVMGKPVYLLVNKIDGVDADQASSEFYSLGFTEVFQIAAVQGRGVTVLMTAVLDSLGADFDVEEEEEDDGSIRIAFVGRPNVGKSTLINRIMGEERVIAFDQPGTTRDSIFIPFERDGQAYTLIDTAGVRRRSRVDETIEKFSIIKTLDAIQRCHVVIMLVDAHDSITDQDAHLLGLILDAGKALVLAVNKWDGMESDDREWIKQQLEVKLPFLDFAEKYFISALHGSNVGLLYTAVKRAYDSAMLKVPTPRLTRILEMAVQQHQPPLTRGQRIKLRYAHQGGSNPFRVIIHGNRTDYVPDMYTRYLTNYFHKTLKLVGSQVRIEYKGGENPYEGKRNTLTPRQEHTQKRLAARIHKIKKSEKKKK, translated from the coding sequence ATGAAACCCGTCCTCGCACTGATTGGCCGCCCTAATGTAGGCAAATCCACCCTATTCAACCGCCTGACTCGTTCGCGTGACGCGCTCGTTGCCGATTTCCCCGGCTTGACCCGTGACCGCAAATACGGCACTGGCGAACTCAACGGACGCAGCTACATGCTGATCGACACCGGCGGTTTGAGCGGTGAAGAAGTCGGCATCGACGAACACATGGCGAAACAAACCCGTGCCGCGATGCAAGAAGCCGATGCTATCTTGTTCATCGTCGATGGCAAGCAAGGGCTGACTGCTGCTGACCAACAAATTGCGCAAGACATCCGCGTGATGGGCAAGCCAGTTTACCTGCTCGTCAATAAAATCGACGGGGTGGATGCGGATCAAGCCTCCTCCGAATTTTACTCACTCGGCTTTACCGAAGTCTTCCAGATTGCGGCAGTACAAGGGCGCGGCGTGACCGTGCTGATGACGGCGGTACTCGATTCACTCGGCGCGGATTTCGATGTCGAGGAAGAAGAGGAAGACGACGGCAGCATCCGTATCGCCTTCGTGGGTCGCCCAAATGTCGGCAAATCGACCCTAATCAACCGCATTATGGGCGAAGAGCGCGTGATTGCGTTCGACCAACCGGGCACGACCCGCGACAGCATTTTCATCCCGTTTGAACGCGATGGGCAAGCCTACACCCTGATCGACACCGCTGGGGTACGCCGCCGCAGCCGTGTGGATGAAACCATTGAAAAGTTCAGCATTATCAAAACGCTGGATGCGATTCAACGTTGCCACGTCGTCATTATGCTGGTGGATGCACACGACAGCATTACCGACCAAGATGCGCACTTGCTGGGGCTGATTTTGGACGCAGGCAAAGCCTTGGTGCTGGCGGTGAATAAATGGGATGGCATGGAATCCGACGACCGCGAGTGGATCAAGCAACAGCTTGAAGTCAAACTGCCGTTCCTCGATTTCGCTGAAAAGTATTTCATCTCCGCATTGCACGGCTCTAATGTCGGCTTGCTGTATACCGCCGTGAAACGCGCTTACGATTCCGCCATGCTCAAAGTGCCTACCCCACGTTTGACACGCATTCTGGAAATGGCGGTGCAACAACATCAGCCACCGCTGACCCGTGGGCAACGCATCAAACTGCGTTACGCTCACCAAGGCGGCAGCAACCCGTTCCGCGTCATTATTCACGGCAACCGTACCGATTACGTGCCGGATATGTACACGCGCTACTTGACCAACTATTTCCACAAAACCCTGAAATTAGTCGGCAGTCAGGTGCGAATTGAATACAAAGGCGGCGAAAATCCGTATGAAGGCAAGCGCAATACCCTGACACCGCGTCAGGAGCACACCCAAAAACGGCTGGCGGCACGGATTCACAAGATTAAGAAGAGCGAGAAGAAAAAGAAGTAA
- a CDS encoding anthranilate synthase component II codes for MKLLMVDNYDSFTYNLVQYFGELGADVQVVRNDEIPVEAIDDIAPDKIVLSPGPCTPTEAGISIPTLLRFAGKIPILGVCLGHQSIGQAFGGKIIRAKEIMHGKTSQVHHNGVGVFTGLPSPFEATRYHSLVIEQESIPDCLEITAWTETADGKLDEIMGVRHKTLPVEGVQFHPESILTQYGHDMLRNFLDGK; via the coding sequence ATGAAACTGCTCATGGTCGACAATTACGACAGCTTTACCTACAACCTCGTGCAATACTTCGGCGAACTGGGTGCGGATGTGCAAGTGGTACGCAACGACGAAATCCCCGTCGAAGCGATTGATGACATTGCCCCGGATAAAATCGTACTGTCGCCGGGGCCTTGCACCCCAACCGAAGCGGGTATTTCCATTCCCACACTGCTGCGCTTTGCGGGCAAAATTCCCATCCTCGGCGTATGCCTTGGGCATCAATCCATCGGGCAAGCCTTCGGCGGCAAGATCATACGCGCCAAAGAAATCATGCACGGCAAGACTTCGCAGGTGCACCACAACGGTGTCGGCGTATTCACCGGCTTGCCAAGCCCGTTTGAAGCCACGCGCTACCATTCGCTGGTGATCGAGCAAGAGAGCATCCCCGACTGCTTAGAAATTACCGCGTGGACAGAAACGGCGGATGGCAAGCTCGATGAAATCATGGGCGTGCGCCACAAAACGCTGCCCGTGGAGGGCGTGCAATTCCACCCCGAATCCATCCTCACCCAATACGGGCATGACATGTTGCGGAATTTCTTGGATGGAAAGTAA